Proteins from a single region of Desulfolutivibrio sulfoxidireducens:
- the dut gene encoding dUTP diphosphatase, which yields MPTPPEDAPLAVRVRFLRDAAAMPMRGTAHSAGYDLCAALDADVIVPPGARAAIPTGLAIEIGRPGVAAFVFSRSGLGARDGLTVAQGVGVIDPDYRGEIKVWLMNTAAEPRTVRPGQRIAQLLFLPVFTAALIPAETLSETDRGAGGFGHTGE from the coding sequence CGCGTCCGATTCCTGCGCGACGCGGCCGCCATGCCCATGCGGGGCACCGCCCATTCCGCCGGCTACGACCTGTGCGCGGCCCTGGACGCGGACGTGATCGTGCCGCCCGGGGCGCGGGCCGCGATCCCCACCGGCCTGGCCATCGAGATCGGCCGGCCCGGCGTGGCCGCCTTCGTCTTTTCCCGAAGCGGCCTGGGGGCCAGGGACGGCCTGACCGTGGCCCAGGGCGTGGGGGTCATCGACCCCGACTACCGGGGCGAGATCAAGGTCTGGCTCATGAACACCGCGGCCGAGCCCCGGACGGTCCGGCCAGGGCAACGCATCGCGCAACTGCTTTTTCTGCCCGTTTTCACCGCCGCCCTGATCCCGGCCGAGACCTTGTCGGAGACGGACCGGGGCGCGGGCGGCTTCGGGCATACGGGCGAATAG
- a CDS encoding aspartate aminotransferase family protein, with amino-acid sequence MVDAFSALKTREEAVIMRTYGRYPLAVSRAEGSRLIDLDGRQYVDLLAGIAVCNLGHCHPEVAEVICRQARELVHVSNLFYQTEQVELAERLLSTCHCGKAFFCNSGAEANEAAIKLARRFMREVRGREAFEIITLAGSFHGRTLATLTATGQDKIKHGFAPLPEGFKTVAWGDLDAVRAAVTEVTAGVLIEIVQGEGGVNPLPVDYVRGLADLCREKGILFMVDEIQTGMCRTGKFWAFQHCGVTPDMFTCAKALANGLPMGALFATDEVAAGFVPGSHATTFGGGALLSAAAAKVVEIMRRDRLDERARRVGDYAMGLFTDLKRTFPDKIAAVRGLGLMIGIELTFPGQAVWRALLDRGFVLNLTQDKVLRLLPPLTIPREDLARFASALGMVLGES; translated from the coding sequence ATGGTTGACGCATTTTCGGCACTCAAGACCAGGGAGGAAGCGGTCATCATGCGGACCTACGGCCGGTATCCGCTGGCCGTCTCCCGGGCCGAGGGCTCGCGGCTTATCGATCTGGACGGCCGGCAGTACGTGGACCTTCTGGCCGGGATCGCGGTGTGCAACCTGGGGCACTGCCACCCCGAGGTGGCCGAGGTCATCTGCCGCCAGGCCCGCGAACTGGTGCACGTGAGCAACCTGTTCTACCAGACCGAGCAGGTGGAACTGGCCGAACGGCTGCTTTCCACCTGCCACTGCGGCAAGGCGTTTTTTTGCAACTCCGGGGCCGAGGCCAACGAGGCGGCCATCAAGCTCGCCCGGCGCTTCATGCGCGAGGTGCGCGGCCGGGAGGCCTTTGAAATCATCACCCTGGCCGGATCGTTCCACGGCCGGACCCTGGCCACGCTTACGGCCACGGGCCAGGACAAGATCAAGCACGGGTTCGCGCCGCTTCCCGAGGGCTTTAAGACCGTGGCCTGGGGGGATCTCGACGCCGTGCGCGCCGCCGTGACGGAGGTCACCGCCGGGGTGCTCATCGAGATCGTGCAGGGCGAGGGCGGGGTCAATCCCCTGCCCGTCGACTATGTCCGGGGCCTGGCGGATTTGTGCCGGGAAAAGGGCATCTTGTTCATGGTGGACGAGATCCAGACCGGCATGTGCCGCACGGGCAAGTTCTGGGCCTTCCAGCACTGCGGCGTCACCCCGGACATGTTCACCTGCGCCAAGGCGTTGGCCAACGGGCTGCCCATGGGCGCGCTTTTCGCCACAGACGAGGTGGCCGCCGGGTTCGTGCCGGGCAGCCACGCCACCACCTTCGGCGGCGGGGCGCTTTTGTCGGCGGCGGCGGCCAAGGTGGTGGAGATCATGCGCCGGGACCGGCTGGACGAGCGGGCCAGGCGGGTCGGTGACTACGCCATGGGGCTTTTCACGGACCTCAAGCGGACGTTCCCGGACAAGATCGCGGCCGTGCGGGGCCTGGGGCTGATGATCGGCATCGAGCTGACCTTTCCGGGGCAGGCGGTGTGGCGGGCGCTTCTGGACCGGGGGTTCGTCCTCAACCTGACCCAGGACAAGGTCCTGCGGCTTTTGCCGCCCCTGACCATCCCCCGCGAGGACCTGGCCCGGTTCGCCTCGGCCCTGGGCATGGTTCTGGGCGAGTCGTAG
- a CDS encoding type II toxin-antitoxin system HicB family antitoxin: MANLPEYPFTLAILSEEDGQGWFISFPDLPGCVSDGATPEEAVANGMDALASWLRTAREFGDPVPAPGSGGAASGKFSLRTPKSLHARLASRAQIEGVSMNTLAVTLLAEGLGRKEAGG, from the coding sequence ATGGCCAATCTGCCCGAATATCCCTTCACCCTGGCCATCTTGTCCGAAGAGGACGGCCAGGGCTGGTTCATCTCCTTCCCGGACCTGCCGGGCTGCGTCAGCGACGGCGCGACTCCCGAGGAGGCCGTCGCCAACGGCATGGACGCCCTGGCCTCGTGGCTGCGCACGGCCCGGGAGTTCGGCGATCCCGTTCCCGCCCCGGGCAGTGGCGGCGCGGCATCGGGAAAGTTCAGCCTGCGTACGCCGAAAAGCCTGCATGCCCGGCTGGCCAGCCGGGCGCAGATCGAGGGCGTGTCCATGAACACCCTGGCCGTGACGCTTCTGGCCGAGGGCCTGGGCAGGAAAGAGGCCGGCGGGTAG
- a CDS encoding type II toxin-antitoxin system HicA family toxin, which yields MGTADKLLARMRCNPRDWRIEDVKTVADRLGIAYRQQGTSHVTFRHPSSAKVTVPAHRPIQPIYIKLFLAMIDAVKEGE from the coding sequence ATGGGTACGGCGGACAAACTCCTGGCCAGGATGCGATGCAATCCCCGGGACTGGCGGATCGAGGACGTAAAAACCGTCGCCGACCGTCTGGGAATCGCTTACCGGCAGCAGGGGACGAGCCACGTCACCTTCCGGCATCCCTCTTCGGCCAAGGTGACCGTGCCCGCCCATCGGCCGATCCAGCCCATCTACATCAAACTTTTCCTGGCCATGATCGACGCCGTGAAGGAGGGTGAATAA
- a CDS encoding histone deacetylase — translation MLKAARELGIVFFPAFDWAISPTHPERQERLLYTLDQLREEGVFDIPGIAEYKPDVATIDDVDRAHFCFPDTEGVASPSHLVSAGGAIRAGRLIMEKKAKRAFAMVRPPGHHAMKCVHGARGFCNINIEAVMIERLREEHGPLRVAIVDTDCHHGDGTQDIYWHDPDTLFISLHQDGRTLYPGTGFAHELGGPGALGTTVNVPLPPGTSDEGFLHVAEHLVRPLLDEFRPDLVVNSAGQDNHFSDPLTDMAFSAQGYARLTDIVGADIAVLEGGYAIQGALPYVNLGIVLAMAGLDYSHVREPGFAPDRVRQGHKTTEYIKRQCEDILKLAKNPPRRQRSGEMVGEWFVRRKTLYYDTDHITEYQVESLLVCPDCPGVLKIESESSRTPLCLGVQIPIRACPRCHAEGIRAYEQGQLKGKYRVIRLIDRKGRQYLRYMG, via the coding sequence GTGCTGAAGGCGGCCCGCGAACTGGGCATCGTGTTCTTTCCGGCCTTCGACTGGGCCATCTCCCCCACCCATCCCGAGCGCCAGGAACGGCTTTTGTACACCCTGGACCAGCTGCGCGAGGAGGGGGTCTTCGACATCCCGGGCATCGCCGAATACAAGCCCGACGTGGCCACCATCGACGACGTGGACCGGGCCCATTTCTGCTTTCCGGACACCGAGGGCGTGGCCAGCCCGTCGCATCTGGTGTCCGCCGGGGGGGCCATCCGGGCCGGCCGGCTGATCATGGAAAAAAAGGCCAAGCGCGCCTTCGCCATGGTCCGGCCGCCCGGGCACCACGCCATGAAGTGCGTGCACGGGGCCAGGGGCTTTTGCAACATCAACATCGAAGCGGTGATGATCGAGCGGCTGCGCGAGGAGCACGGGCCGCTTCGGGTGGCCATCGTGGACACGGACTGCCACCACGGCGACGGCACCCAGGACATCTACTGGCACGACCCGGACACCCTGTTCATCTCCCTGCACCAGGACGGCCGCACCCTGTACCCGGGCACGGGCTTCGCCCACGAACTCGGCGGCCCGGGGGCGCTCGGGACCACGGTCAACGTGCCCCTGCCCCCGGGCACCTCGGACGAGGGCTTTTTGCATGTGGCCGAGCATCTCGTCCGGCCGCTTCTGGACGAGTTCAGGCCCGATCTGGTGGTCAATTCGGCGGGCCAGGACAACCACTTCTCCGATCCCCTCACGGACATGGCCTTCTCGGCCCAGGGCTACGCCAGGCTCACGGACATCGTTGGCGCGGACATCGCCGTGCTGGAAGGCGGCTATGCCATCCAGGGCGCCCTGCCGTACGTGAACCTGGGCATTGTCCTGGCCATGGCCGGACTGGACTATTCCCACGTGCGCGAGCCCGGGTTCGCCCCGGACCGGGTGCGCCAGGGGCACAAGACCACCGAATACATCAAGCGCCAGTGCGAGGACATCCTCAAGCTGGCGAAAAACCCGCCAAGGCGCCAGCGAAGCGGGGAGATGGTGGGGGAGTGGTTCGTCAGGCGCAAGACGCTTTACTACGACACGGACCATATCACCGAATATCAGGTCGAGAGCCTTTTGGTGTGCCCGGACTGCCCGGGCGTGCTCAAGATCGAGTCGGAGTCGTCGCGCACGCCCCTGTGCCTGGGGGTGCAGATTCCGATCCGGGCCTGCCCGCGCTGCCACGCCGAGGGCATCCGGGCCTACGAGCAGGGCCAGCTCAAGGGAAAATACCGGGTCATCCGGCTCATCGACCGCAAGGGCCGGCAGTATCTGCGGTACATGGGGTGA
- a CDS encoding hydantoinase/oxoprolinase family protein: MLLGIDVGGTHTDAVLIGRQGIVAMAKIRTNQDNLLASITDALESIVSVAGPGGVSRLNLSTTLSTNAIVEGKTEPVGVFVSAGPGIDPELYRVGEHYFTASGCIDHRGEETAPLDEAAVARGVAACRKSGITAFAAVSKFSIRNPVHERRIKELVHPLAEYVAMGHDFSGRLGFSRRINTAYYNSAVWRLFNRFADAVQKSVFSLGLRPQIGVLKADGGTMPLAASRLAPIQSILSGPAASVMGIIAICDIREDAVILDIGGTTTDMAVFAQSSPLIEREGIAISGRPTLVRALRVKSIGVGGDSAIRVTPQGVTVGPRRLGPSMAFGGTHPTLVDALNVQNVIAFGDVAASFRGMAALAEGTGHDPETLADFAIAAAVNRIREEVAGFVREINDRPVYTITEMLEGRRIEPTKVYVMGGPALALSALLQDAFSQEIVVPENFAVANAVGAALARPTFSVELFADTARGGMVVPSLGVYREVPRSYDLKQAEADASGLLREHMRVSGASEEEAPVETVESSSFHMVEDSTFTGRNIRVVCQVRPGVLPRYREAVTCPC, from the coding sequence ATGCTGCTTGGAATCGACGTGGGAGGGACGCACACGGACGCGGTCCTGATCGGCCGGCAAGGCATCGTGGCCATGGCCAAGATCCGGACCAACCAGGACAACCTTCTGGCCTCCATCACCGACGCCCTGGAGAGCATCGTCTCCGTGGCCGGCCCAGGGGGCGTAAGCCGCCTCAACCTGAGCACCACCCTGTCCACCAACGCCATCGTGGAGGGGAAAACCGAACCCGTGGGCGTCTTTGTCTCGGCCGGGCCGGGCATCGATCCCGAACTCTACCGGGTGGGCGAACACTATTTCACCGCCAGCGGTTGCATCGACCACCGGGGCGAGGAGACCGCCCCCCTGGACGAGGCCGCCGTGGCCCGGGGAGTCGCGGCCTGCCGGAAGTCGGGGATCACCGCCTTCGCCGCCGTGTCCAAGTTCTCCATCAGAAACCCCGTCCACGAGAGGCGCATCAAGGAGCTGGTCCATCCCCTGGCCGAGTACGTGGCCATGGGCCACGACTTCTCCGGCCGCCTGGGCTTTTCCCGGCGCATCAACACCGCCTACTACAACAGCGCCGTGTGGCGGCTGTTCAACCGCTTCGCCGATGCCGTGCAAAAAAGCGTCTTCTCCCTGGGGCTTCGGCCCCAGATCGGGGTGCTCAAGGCCGACGGCGGCACCATGCCCCTGGCCGCGTCCCGGCTTGCGCCCATCCAGTCCATCCTCTCGGGGCCGGCGGCCTCGGTCATGGGCATCATCGCCATCTGCGACATCCGCGAGGACGCCGTGATCCTGGATATCGGCGGCACCACCACGGACATGGCTGTGTTCGCCCAGTCCTCGCCGCTTATCGAGCGCGAGGGCATCGCCATCTCCGGCCGGCCCACCCTGGTGCGGGCCCTTCGGGTCAAGTCCATCGGCGTGGGCGGCGATTCGGCCATTCGCGTCACTCCCCAGGGGGTCACGGTCGGACCCAGGCGGCTTGGGCCGTCCATGGCCTTCGGCGGAACCCACCCCACGTTGGTCGACGCCTTGAATGTTCAGAACGTCATCGCCTTTGGCGACGTGGCCGCCTCGTTTCGGGGCATGGCCGCCCTGGCCGAGGGCACGGGACACGATCCCGAGACGTTGGCCGATTTCGCCATCGCCGCGGCGGTCAACCGCATCCGCGAGGAGGTGGCCGGATTCGTGCGCGAGATCAACGACCGGCCGGTCTACACCATCACCGAGATGCTCGAGGGCCGGCGCATCGAGCCCACCAAGGTCTATGTCATGGGCGGGCCGGCCCTGGCCCTGTCGGCCCTGTTGCAGGACGCCTTTTCCCAGGAGATCGTGGTCCCGGAGAATTTCGCCGTGGCCAACGCCGTGGGCGCGGCCCTGGCCCGGCCCACCTTTTCCGTGGAGCTTTTCGCGGACACGGCCCGGGGCGGCATGGTCGTTCCCAGCCTGGGAGTGTATCGCGAGGTGCCCCGCAGCTACGATCTGAAGCAGGCCGAGGCCGACGCCTCGGGACTTTTGCGGGAGCACATGCGCGTCTCCGGAGCCTCCGAGGAGGAGGCCCCGGTGGAGACGGTGGAGAGCTCGTCGTTTCACATGGTGGAGGACTCGACCTTTACCGGGCGCAACATCCGGGTGGTGTGCCAGGTCAGGCCGGGCGTCCTGCCCCGGTACCGGGAGGCGGTCACGTGTCCGTGCTGA
- a CDS encoding hybrid sensor histidine kinase/response regulator, with amino-acid sequence MLVFAFALAAGLGFSSKPVQAQPRFHHVTVEDGLPQSSVLSITMDTRGFLWFGTYDGLVRYDGYEYRTYHADSGRPETISDGNIRAVLPDGDGALWVGTKSGGLNFFDARRDRFVRYRHDPDTPQSLPHDEVRALCRDQAGTIWVGTFGGLASLDPAGGTFVTYRQAGAGTLERAADEILALAAGPDGVLFVGTNAGLFRFDPRTMAFSPMALDPGPESSPGGGNPMIVSSLYAADGRTLFAGTEWQGLFEIDLESGRITRHLEGRAIAATFRDSRGTLWVGTDVGLAQRESPEKPFVMHVHEAGDPLSLCGNDIRCVMEDASGILWFGSFTAGISKLSPKTRAFDLYRKKTGDPRGLSGGEVSAVTMDSRGRLWVGTRDGGITVIDRRTGGRKVFRHDPDDPGSISQDEITCLLRDRFGRVWAGTADKGLNLFDEAGGTWRHFRHDPDNPESLSQDKVWYVAETRDGMLWVGTSKGGLNRLDPATGACRRYRHDPGDPKSISHDRVRHIVEAHNGGLWIGTNKGLNLFDRATETFRHWENDPDNPHSLSNDRVTPILEMPNGLLWVGTDSGLNRFDPRTGTFTRYTKADGLQNDGIQAILRDETGALWMSTFKGLSRFDPVAGEFRNYTAKDGLQGVEFWINAAYRDAYTGEMFFGGIKGLNGFFPKEVEKNSHAPPVVVTALSITDRPYTGETATDFVGEIELSPGDRGFTVTYAALDFADPAKNHYSHILEGFDHDWTKPSPRRFATYTNLDPGVYALRMRAANDDGIWNDAGTTLRIRVLPPYWETTWFRGLFLAVVLGSAWFFYRWRVARVERKRLELAAVVDERTLALRREIEERKGAEERLREAKFVAEQAATAKSEFLARMSHEIRTPINIIMGMADLLSESGLSPRQSRYVSSFQSAGELLLSIINDILDFSKIEAGKIELERTTFSLGDELRRVADLAAFRASGKGLGFSWSVAGNVPDHVLGDPARLRQVLMNLLGNALKFTVSGEVRLAVERGDDAAGMASPAPGEAFTARFSIRDTGIGIPEKVLEDIFERFSQADVSTSRRYGGTGLGLAICRKLVELMGGTIAVTSREGQGSEFTFTAALQAAPRGAVPEPFRRLEGGDLFPSAASMSVDVPAGEPAFDGSGVGILLAEDNEANRNVVRLFLAECPARIEVAENGVQAVALFREKPFDLVLMDVEMPGMDGLAATQTIREIEKQTGRSPVPVIALTAHAFQEHRRQCLEAGCTDFVTKPVGKARLIQVLDTHLPGRGFGRDKARPGPPVRPAKDREPAGGQGDTTRIAGHAVVIKERLRPIVPVFMRTARQGLDDMRQGVARGDLEAVRRGGHSLKGSGATMGFAYLAAVGRDIERAASEGDTDRVSELLDAFERYLADLDVRFE; translated from the coding sequence ATGCTTGTTTTCGCCTTTGCCCTTGCCGCCGGGCTCGGTTTTTCCTCAAAGCCGGTCCAGGCCCAGCCCCGGTTCCACCACGTCACTGTGGAGGACGGCCTTCCCCAGTCCTCGGTCTTAAGCATCACCATGGATACCCGGGGGTTTCTGTGGTTTGGGACCTACGACGGGCTGGTGCGCTACGACGGGTACGAATATCGGACCTATCACGCCGACTCGGGCCGGCCGGAAACTATCTCCGACGGCAACATCAGGGCCGTTTTGCCAGATGGCGACGGCGCGCTGTGGGTCGGCACCAAAAGCGGCGGCCTGAATTTTTTCGATGCCCGCCGGGATCGTTTCGTGCGCTACCGGCACGACCCGGACACCCCCCAAAGCCTGCCCCACGACGAGGTCCGGGCCCTGTGCCGGGACCAGGCGGGAACCATCTGGGTGGGCACCTTCGGGGGGCTGGCCTCCCTGGACCCGGCCGGCGGAACCTTCGTCACCTACCGCCAGGCGGGCGCCGGCACCCTGGAGCGGGCCGCCGACGAGATCCTGGCCCTGGCCGCCGGGCCGGACGGCGTCCTTTTCGTGGGCACGAACGCCGGACTTTTTCGCTTCGATCCTCGGACCATGGCCTTTTCGCCCATGGCCCTGGACCCGGGCCCGGAGTCGTCTCCCGGGGGCGGCAACCCGATGATCGTCTCCAGCCTGTACGCGGCGGACGGACGGACTCTTTTCGCGGGCACCGAGTGGCAGGGGCTTTTCGAGATCGACCTGGAAAGCGGCCGGATCACCCGCCACCTGGAGGGCCGGGCCATCGCCGCGACGTTCCGGGACTCCCGGGGAACCCTGTGGGTGGGCACGGACGTCGGTCTGGCCCAGCGTGAGAGCCCGGAAAAGCCCTTCGTCATGCACGTCCACGAGGCCGGCGACCCTTTGAGCCTCTGCGGCAACGACATCCGGTGCGTCATGGAGGACGCCTCGGGCATCCTGTGGTTCGGCAGCTTCACCGCCGGGATAAGCAAGCTCTCCCCCAAGACCAGGGCCTTCGACCTCTACCGCAAGAAAACCGGCGATCCCCGGGGGCTGTCGGGAGGCGAGGTCAGCGCCGTGACCATGGACTCCAGGGGCCGCCTCTGGGTGGGCACGCGCGACGGCGGCATCACGGTCATCGACCGGCGAACCGGGGGCCGGAAGGTGTTCCGCCACGATCCGGACGATCCGGGGTCCATCTCCCAGGACGAGATCACCTGCCTGCTGCGCGACCGCTTCGGCCGGGTCTGGGCCGGGACCGCGGATAAGGGGCTCAACCTCTTCGACGAGGCCGGCGGAACCTGGCGGCATTTCCGGCACGATCCGGACAACCCGGAAAGCCTCTCCCAGGACAAGGTGTGGTACGTGGCCGAAACCCGGGACGGGATGCTGTGGGTGGGCACCAGCAAGGGGGGACTCAACCGCCTCGACCCGGCCACGGGCGCATGCCGGCGCTACCGGCATGATCCGGGCGATCCCAAAAGCATCAGCCACGACCGGGTCCGGCACATCGTCGAGGCCCACAACGGGGGGCTTTGGATCGGCACCAACAAGGGTCTGAACCTCTTCGACCGGGCCACGGAGACCTTCCGGCACTGGGAAAACGATCCGGACAATCCCCACAGCCTGTCCAACGACCGGGTCACCCCCATCCTGGAGATGCCAAACGGGCTTCTCTGGGTGGGCACCGACAGCGGCCTCAACCGCTTCGACCCCAGGACCGGAACCTTCACCCGCTACACCAAGGCCGACGGCCTGCAAAACGACGGCATTCAGGCCATCCTGCGCGACGAGACCGGAGCCCTGTGGATGAGCACCTTCAAGGGCTTAAGCCGTTTCGATCCCGTGGCCGGGGAATTTCGCAACTATACGGCCAAGGACGGCCTGCAGGGCGTGGAGTTCTGGATCAACGCGGCCTACCGCGACGCCTATACGGGTGAGATGTTCTTCGGGGGAATAAAGGGCTTAAACGGGTTTTTTCCCAAAGAGGTGGAGAAAAATTCCCATGCCCCGCCCGTGGTGGTCACCGCCCTGTCCATCACCGACCGCCCCTACACAGGGGAAACCGCAACGGACTTCGTGGGGGAAATAGAACTCTCCCCCGGGGACCGCGGCTTTACCGTGACCTATGCGGCCCTGGATTTCGCGGACCCGGCCAAGAACCACTATTCGCACATCCTGGAGGGCTTCGACCACGACTGGACCAAGCCCTCCCCGCGGCGCTTCGCCACCTACACCAACCTCGACCCCGGGGTCTACGCGCTCAGGATGCGGGCCGCCAACGACGACGGCATCTGGAACGACGCCGGGACCACCCTGCGCATCCGGGTCCTGCCGCCGTACTGGGAGACCACCTGGTTTCGGGGGCTGTTTCTGGCCGTCGTCCTGGGCTCGGCCTGGTTTTTCTACCGGTGGCGGGTAGCCCGGGTGGAGCGCAAGCGCCTGGAACTGGCCGCCGTGGTGGACGAGCGCACCCTGGCCCTGCGCCGGGAGATCGAGGAGCGCAAGGGGGCCGAGGAACGCCTGCGCGAGGCCAAGTTCGTGGCCGAGCAGGCGGCCACGGCCAAGTCCGAATTTCTGGCCCGCATGAGCCACGAGATCCGGACCCCCATCAACATCATCATGGGCATGGCCGATCTTCTGTCCGAATCGGGCTTAAGCCCCAGGCAGAGCCGCTACGTCAGTTCCTTCCAGTCGGCCGGAGAGCTTTTGCTGTCCATCATCAACGACATCCTGGACTTCTCGAAAATCGAGGCCGGCAAGATCGAACTGGAGCGCACGACCTTTTCCCTGGGCGACGAGTTGCGCCGGGTGGCGGACCTGGCGGCTTTCCGGGCCTCGGGCAAGGGCCTGGGGTTTTCCTGGTCCGTGGCCGGAAACGTGCCCGACCACGTCCTCGGCGATCCGGCCAGACTGCGCCAGGTGCTCATGAACCTCCTAGGCAACGCCCTGAAATTCACGGTCAGCGGCGAGGTGCGCCTTGCCGTGGAACGTGGCGACGACGCGGCCGGCATGGCCTCCCCCGCCCCGGGCGAGGCGTTCACGGCCCGTTTTTCCATCCGGGACACGGGCATCGGCATCCCGGAGAAGGTGCTCGAGGACATTTTCGAACGGTTCTCCCAGGCCGACGTCTCCACTTCCCGGCGATACGGCGGCACGGGGCTTGGGTTGGCGATTTGCCGCAAGCTGGTGGAACTCATGGGCGGGACCATCGCCGTGACCTCCAGGGAAGGCCAGGGCAGCGAGTTCACCTTCACGGCGGCCCTTCAGGCCGCCCCCCGGGGGGCCGTCCCGGAACCGTTCCGACGCCTCGAGGGTGGGGACCTTTTTCCCTCGGCCGCGTCCATGTCCGTGGATGTCCCGGCCGGGGAACCGGCATTCGACGGCTCCGGGGTCGGGATCCTTCTGGCCGAGGACAACGAGGCCAACCGCAACGTGGTCAGGCTGTTTCTGGCCGAGTGCCCGGCCCGGATCGAGGTGGCCGAAAACGGCGTCCAGGCCGTGGCCCTTTTCCGCGAAAAGCCCTTCGATCTGGTGCTGATGGATGTGGAGATGCCGGGCATGGACGGGCTTGCGGCCACCCAGACCATCCGGGAGATCGAGAAGCAAACCGGCCGGTCCCCCGTGCCGGTTATCGCCCTGACCGCCCATGCCTTCCAGGAGCACCGCCGGCAATGCCTGGAGGCCGGGTGTACGGATTTCGTGACTAAGCCCGTGGGCAAGGCCCGCCTGATCCAGGTGCTCGACACCCATCTGCCCGGTCGGGGCTTTGGGCGGGACAAGGCCCGGCCAGGCCCGCCGGTCCGGCCCGCGAAGGACCGGGAACCGGCGGGCGGCCAGGGCGACACAACCCGGATCGCCGGGCATGCGGTGGTCATCAAGGAGCGCCTCAGGCCCATCGTGCCGGTGTTCATGCGCACGGCGCGCCAGGGCCTGGACGATATGCGCCAGGGGGTGGCCCGGGGCGATCTGGAGGCCGTGCGCCGGGGCGGCCACAGCCTCAAGGGCTCGGGGGCCACCATGGGTTTCGCCTATCTGGCGGCCGTGGGCCGGGACATCGAGCGTGCGGCCTCGGAAGGCGACACGGACAGGGTGTCCGAGCTCCTGGACGCCTTCGAACGGTACCTCGCGGACCTTGACGTGCGCTTCGAGTAG
- a CDS encoding class II fructose-bisphosphate aldolase — protein MPEKDVPPDFEKALAVGRPPNVAKLFPNSKALLVSGKAIDRAMTAKGGAMTIAANCRGHMILRGVLRAAQKADAAVILEIARSEGGASAYCPVSLWNLARQADAVMNELGITVPVAIHADHYGIKAPRDLEAARVEIPSLFDAGVTSIAIDASHLPDADNLAANIELAPFVPTWAGYETEVGEIKGKSGLSTPAEAVFLIAGLNAHGIHPDWIALNNGTTHGIEESSSGIQVGLTAEIHAALAKYGISGAQHGTSGNSSERLREIAAKTATTKANVATALQMISWGIQVNDYGNAILDAAGDLVKVPGQGVTEELWAEMKAYADAHGIKGGNYKKLNIVFENKILGQAAEVRERMAKAVEDFVYGLLTRVFNAAGTGSVARALLAGAETYDLGPKAERIEDPAEWTPEKYRKRAETLSSDKGAQGNFDD, from the coding sequence ATGCCCGAGAAAGACGTCCCCCCGGATTTCGAAAAGGCCCTGGCCGTGGGTCGCCCGCCCAACGTGGCCAAACTTTTCCCCAATTCCAAGGCCCTGCTGGTCAGCGGCAAGGCCATCGACCGGGCCATGACCGCCAAGGGCGGGGCCATGACCATCGCCGCCAACTGCCGCGGCCACATGATCCTGCGCGGCGTGCTGCGGGCCGCCCAGAAGGCCGACGCGGCCGTGATCCTGGAGATCGCCCGGTCCGAGGGCGGGGCCAGCGCCTACTGCCCGGTGAGCCTGTGGAACCTGGCCCGCCAGGCCGACGCGGTCATGAACGAACTGGGAATCACCGTGCCCGTGGCCATCCACGCCGACCACTACGGCATCAAGGCCCCGAGGGACCTGGAGGCGGCCAGGGTGGAGATCCCCTCCCTGTTCGACGCCGGGGTCACCTCCATCGCCATCGACGCCTCCCACCTGCCCGACGCCGACAACCTGGCGGCCAACATCGAACTGGCCCCATTCGTCCCGACCTGGGCCGGCTACGAGACCGAGGTCGGCGAGATCAAAGGGAAATCCGGCCTGTCCACCCCGGCCGAGGCCGTGTTTCTCATCGCCGGCTTAAACGCCCACGGCATCCACCCCGACTGGATCGCGCTCAATAACGGCACCACCCACGGCATCGAGGAAAGCTCCTCGGGCATCCAGGTGGGGCTTACCGCCGAGATCCACGCCGCCCTGGCCAAATACGGCATCTCCGGGGCCCAGCACGGCACCTCGGGCAATTCCTCCGAGCGCCTGCGCGAGATCGCGGCCAAGACCGCCACCACCAAGGCCAACGTGGCCACGGCCCTGCAGATGATTTCCTGGGGCATACAGGTCAACGACTACGGCAACGCCATCCTGGACGCGGCCGGCGACCTGGTGAAGGTCCCGGGCCAGGGCGTGACCGAGGAACTGTGGGCCGAGATGAAGGCCTATGCCGACGCCCACGGCATCAAGGGCGGCAACTACAAGAAACTCAATATCGTTTTCGAGAACAAGATCCTGGGCCAGGCGGCCGAGGTCCGCGAACGCATGGCAAAGGCCGTGGAGGACTTCGTGTACGGGCTTTTGACCCGGGTGTTCAATGCCGCCGGCACCGGGTCCGTGGCCCGGGCGCTTCTGGCCGGCGCCGAGACGTACGATCTCGGACCCAAGGCCGAACGAATCGAGGATCCGGCCGAATGGACCCCGGAGAAGTACCGGAAAAGGGCCGAAACCCTGTCCTCGGACAAGGGAGCGCAGGGGAACTTCGACGACTAG